A DNA window from Carassius auratus strain Wakin linkage group LG48F, ASM336829v1, whole genome shotgun sequence contains the following coding sequences:
- the LOC113068645 gene encoding NACHT, LRR and PYD domains-containing protein 12 → MSESSETKYSVASSHEDKNSSSCTSTEPHTSNHSECVGFHQQKRASSPVLSHVSVKSDASMDPPVKFQEEDQSWLSSLSHTHVSVQSNWSMEPPTNLRMTDSLIQREQPTEMQHQSTPKTQIALAAILRQLQRNVITFVKKELRKIDSVLNPDLTECTKSPPDEIDEFALEAKEATVKITLHILKCMKEQSLFDKLLQFHQIDACQQKLKSSLKNRSQCIFEGIAKQANPALLNKIYTELYITEGGIGEVNNEHEVRQIETASWTPKTQETPIKCNDIFKALPGQNKPIRTVMTKGVAGIGKTVSVQKFVLDWTEGKANQDVHFVFPLLFRELNLIGKEQYTLEQLVYLFFREIKGFKLSNLEKFKVIFIFDGLDECRLPLDFRNNRMCSDVTELASVDVLLTNLIKGNLLPSALLWITSRPAAASQIPPESVDQVTEVRGFNDPQKDEYFRKRISDQSLANRIISHVKSSRSLYIMCHIPVFCWISATVLERMLSDGESCQIPKSLTEMYTHFLIFQTLQMIDKYKELHQLDPHLSRNNILSLGKLAFQQLRKGFVIFYEEDLIECGIDVKDASLYSGLCTQIFREEFGLYQRKVFCFVHLSFQEYLAALFVHLHWFTTQKPSSDKFKIPFQDTEFGELCMDSSLFDLHISAVNQALKSRNGHFDLFLRFLLGLSQERSESLFRHLSIQIGHITHSNENTVMYLKEKLGTGLSPERSINLFHCLNEMNDHSLIKEIQTYLNSGQLSEEVLSNAQWSALVFVLLTSDEGLEVFDLRKFFKSDECLFKLHPVIKASRIAILSTCKLTKKSCPALASVLEANPNVLRELDLSFNDLGDNGVKSLCSGLRSPHCKLQTLKLEFCGLRRDSCSALVAALTSNPSHLKELDLSYNNIGNEAATWLLGLVPDCELETLRLSSCGITKEACAFLTSALSSKPCQLKKLDLSDNRLWDLGVGMFSGLLADPNCNLEELRLERCNFTSKSCGLGLENSRLRALDLSDNDVQDSGMKQLMNSLKDPSCKLEKLRLSSCRLTDKGFSSLASALSSNPSSLKELDLSKNFPGCIGIMQLFTVLRQNSALEKLCLDSCELTADMCGLAATGLSQSLNLKELNLSNNNLKDQGVRLLCLGLQEGSCAINSLKLSNCGLTDSSCQYLASVLSCQSISVELDLSRNAISQQTEQFLSSISNINLLF, encoded by the exons ATGAGTGAATCAAGTGAAACCAAATATAGTGTCGCATCCAGCCATGAGGACAAAAACAGCAGCAGTTGCACCTCTACTGAACCCCACACATCCAATCATTCTGAAtg TGTTGGGTTTCATCAGCAGAAGAGAGCTTCCTCTCCAGTGcttagccatgtttctgtgaagaGTGATGCATCAATGGATCCTCCAGTTAAATTCCAGGAGGAAGATCAGAG TTGGCTCAGCTCTTTGTCACACACCCATGTATCTGTTCAGAGTAATTGGTCAATGGAGCCACCAACTAATCTCCGTATGACTGATTCTCTCATCCAACG AGAGCAGCCAACAGAAATGCAACACCAATCAACCCCAAAGACACAAATCGCCCTTGCTGCTATTTTGCGG CAACTTCAACGCAATGTGATCACTTTTGTAAAGAAGGAACTCAGAAAAATCGACAGCGTTTTGAACCCTGATCTCACAGAGTGTACAAAGAGTCCACCAGATGAAATCGACGAGTTTGCTCTTGAAGCCAAAGAAGCAACAGTCAAAATCACATTACATATTTTGAAGTGTATGAAGGAGCAAAGCCTCTTTGACAAACTTCTTCAAT TTCATCAAATTGATGCTTGTCAGCAAAAGCTTAAATCCAGTTTGAAGAACAGGAGCCAATGTATATTTGAAGGTATTGCTAAGCAGGCAAATCCAGCCCTACTCAACAAAatctacacagagctctacatcacagaAGGAGGGATTGGAGAAGTCAATAACGagcatgaggtgagacagattgagacagCATCTTGGACACCAAAGACACAGGAAACTCCAATCAaatgcaatgacatctttaaagctTTACCTGGACAAAACAAGCCCATCAGAACCGTAATGACTAAAGGAGTTgctggcattggaaaaacagtctctgtgcagaagtttgttctggacTGGACTGAAGGAAAAGCCAACCAAGATGTTCATTTTGTGTTTCCATTGCTTTTCCGGGAGCTAAATTTGATTGGCAAAGAGCAGTACACATTGGAGCaacttgtttatttgttctttagAGAAATTAAGGGATTCAAACTTTCAAACTTAGAGAAGTTCAAAGTCATATTTATCTTTGATGGTTTGGATGAGTGCCGACTGCCTCTTGATTTTAGGAACAACAGAATGTGCTCTGATGTAACAGAACTGGCCTCTGTGGATGTGCTGCTGACCAATCTTAtcaaggggaatctgcttccaTCTGCTCTCCTCTGGATCACCTCTCGACCAGCAGCAGCTAGTCAGATCCCTCCTGAGTCTGTCGACCAGGTCACAGAGGTACGAGGGTTCAATGACCCTCAGAAGGATGagtatttcaggaagagaatcagtgatcagAGTCTGGCCAATAGAATCATCTCACACGTGAAATCATCAAGGAGCCTctacatcatgtgtcacatcccaGTTTTCTGCTGGATTTCTGCCACTGTTCTAGAGAGGATGTTGAGTGATGGAGAGAGTTGTCAGATCCCCAAATCTCTAACTGAAATGTACACACATTTCCTGATTTTCCAGACATTGCAGATGATAGACAAGTACAAGGAACTACATCAGTTGGATCCACACTTGAGTAGAAACAATATCCTGTCACTTGGAAAACTGGCCTTTCAACAACTGAGGAAAGGTTTTGTGATCTTCTACGAAGAAGACCTGATAGAGTGTGGCATTGATGTCAAGGATGCATCACTATATTCAGGACTTTGCAcccagatcttcagagaggagtttGGGCTATACCAAAGGAAGGTCTTTTGTTTTGTGCATCTGAGTTTCCAAGAGTATCTTGCTGCTTTGTTTGTTCACCTTCACTGGTTTACAACTCAAAAGCCTAGTAGTGATAAATTCAAGATACCATTCCAAGACACAGAATTTGGGGAGCTCTGCATGGATTCATCTCTGTTTGATCTACACATAAGTGCTGTAAATCAGGCTTTAAAGTCAAGGAATGGGCACTTTGACCTTTTCCTCCGCTTCCTCCTTGGCCTTTCACAAGAGCGCAGTGAGAGCTTGTTTCGCCACCTTTCAATACAAATAGGACACATCACACACAGCAATGAGAACACAGTCATGTACCTAAAAGAAAAGCTTGGGACAGGTCTTAGCCCCGAGAGGTCCATCAATCTTTTCCACTGCCTCAATGAAATGAACGACCACTCTCTTATCAAGGAAATCCAAACATACCTTAACTCTGGACAACTTTCAGAGGAGGTACTTTCAAATGCGCAGTGGTCGGCTCTGGTCTTTGTGCTGCTCACCAGTGATGAAGGACTGGAGGTTTTTGACTTGAGAAAATTCTTCAAATCAGATGAGTGTCTTTTCAAGCTTCATCCTGTTATCAAAGCCAGTCGGATTGCCAT ATTGTCGACATGTAAACTGACAAAGAAAAGCTGTCCAGCTTTGGCTTCTGTTCTTGAGGCCAATCCCAATgtcctgagagaactggacctgagtTTCAATGACCTTGGAGACAATGGGGTGAAAAGTCTCTGCTCTGGACTAAGGAGCCCACATTGCAAACTACAGACACTAAA ACTTGAGTTTTGTGGACTCAGAAGAGACAGCTGTTCAGCCCTTGTTGCTGCTCTTACATCAAACCCATCACATCTCAAGGAGCTGGACCTGAGCTACAATAACATTGGAAATGAAGCAGCAACCTGGCTTTTGGGTTTAGTGCCAGACTGTGAACTGGAGACTCtaag GCTTTCAAGCTGTGGGATCACAAAGGAGGCCTGTGCTTTCCTCACATCTGCTCTGAGTTCAAAACCCTGCCAACTTAAGAAACTGGACCTAAGTGATAATAGACTTTGGGACTTAGGGGTTGGGATGTTTTCTGGTTTACTTGCAGACCCAAACTGTAATCTCGAAGAGTTGAG attAGAGAGATGTAATTTTACATCTAAAAGTTGTGGTCTGGGTCTGGAGAACTCTCGTCTCAGAGCTCTAGATCTTTCTGACAATGATGTGCAGGATTCTGGGATGAAGCAGCTCATGAACTCACTGAAGGATCCATCCTGCAAACTTGAGAAATTAAG GCTGTCGTCTTGCAGACTGACAGATAAAGGTTTCTCatctctggcttcagctctgagttcaaacccctcCAGCCTAAAAGAGCTCGATTTGAGCAAAAATTTCCCAGGATGCATTGGAATAATGCAGCTTTTTACAGTCCTTAGACAAAACTCTGCTCTTGAAAAGCTCTG TCTGGACTCATGTGAACTCACTGCAGATATGTGCGGTCTAGCAGCTACAGGTCTGAGCCAAAGCTTAAACCTAAAAGAGTTGAACCTAAGCAACAACAACCTTAAAGATCAAGGTGTTCGGCTGCTCTGTCTTGGACTACAGGAAGGCAGTTGTGCAATAAACTCTTTGAA ATTATCCAACTGTGGCCTcactgacagcagctgtcaatacTTGGCTTCCGTTCTTAGTTGTCAGTCCATATCTGTTGAGCTGGACCTGAGCAGAAATGCCATCAGCCAGCAGACGGAGCAGTTTCTGAGTTCTATATCAAACATCAACCTTTTATTCTAG